A single genomic interval of Spirosoma linguale DSM 74 harbors:
- a CDS encoding hypothetical protein (KEGG: afw:Anae109_2858 hypothetical protein) codes for MKQIYSLALSLTIVVSLFGPVKAQTATPPTYPRMVGYLGVLHPLVTFDGNGSETNFNTYYVVGFPIGLNLWKTKQIGFSVEVVPIIRAENGTSRVANVLFHPGVLVNLGHDFTLASRLAFETSGRYGFTPVLNKIVKKGPTISYFVAVPIPVRFGNDRPTTLTAGLQFGIVF; via the coding sequence ATGAAGCAGATTTATTCTTTAGCACTCAGCCTGACAATCGTCGTGTCGCTCTTCGGTCCGGTAAAGGCCCAGACGGCTACGCCCCCCACCTATCCGCGTATGGTTGGCTACCTGGGCGTACTTCACCCCCTGGTTACGTTTGATGGAAATGGCAGTGAAACAAATTTCAATACGTATTACGTCGTTGGGTTTCCGATCGGGTTAAACTTGTGGAAGACGAAACAGATTGGCTTTTCGGTGGAAGTAGTGCCAATCATCCGGGCCGAAAACGGAACCAGCCGGGTGGCAAATGTGCTGTTTCATCCGGGTGTGCTGGTCAACCTGGGCCACGATTTCACGCTGGCCAGCCGACTGGCTTTTGAAACATCGGGCCGGTATGGCTTTACACCGGTACTCAACAAAATTGTGAAAAAAGGCCCCACAATCAGTTACTTTGTAGCGGTTCCCATTCCCGTTCGCTTTGGCAACGACCGCCCCACGACTTTAACGGCGGGGCTGCAGTTTGGCATTGTTTTTTAA
- a CDS encoding transcriptional regulator, AraC family (PFAM: Chromate resistance exported protein; helix- turn-helix- domain containing protein AraC type~SMART: Helix-turn-helix, AraC domain~KEGG: hypothetical protein), giving the protein MIWITRERPKIDRLACPWLIRRFIDPTADIRFVPESQVLAQARELDAVPFDIPDVEYSHYEDRCTFDYFLQKHKLDDPALHRIAAIVRGADTDDHTLAPEAAGLWAISAGLAFNISNDQQLLDQGLLIYDALYSWAKHLQTVKHTQSPTERLLLGVLHTYQAAPGKRKTPVWVKELKELIQDQIDTNLTLSLNELSESLAVNPAYVSRAFSRYFDDLSFGEYIRKLRIEKALFLLETTSYSLSEIAYLTGFSDQSHFSRIFKKLIGKNPSDYRKNQRKGKPDTKG; this is encoded by the coding sequence ATGATTTGGATTACCCGCGAACGGCCGAAAATTGACCGACTAGCCTGTCCGTGGCTCATCCGGCGATTCATCGACCCAACGGCCGACATTCGGTTTGTACCCGAATCGCAGGTTCTTGCCCAGGCCAGGGAGCTGGATGCTGTTCCTTTCGACATCCCGGATGTAGAATACAGCCACTACGAAGACCGGTGCACGTTTGATTATTTCCTGCAAAAGCATAAACTCGATGATCCGGCGCTGCACCGCATTGCCGCCATCGTACGGGGTGCCGACACCGACGATCATACACTAGCACCCGAAGCGGCTGGTTTGTGGGCCATTTCGGCGGGGTTAGCGTTCAACATCAGTAACGATCAGCAGCTACTCGACCAGGGGCTGCTCATTTACGACGCCCTCTACAGCTGGGCCAAACACCTACAGACGGTCAAACACACCCAAAGCCCGACAGAGCGACTTCTGCTGGGGGTTCTGCACACTTACCAGGCCGCACCGGGCAAACGGAAGACGCCAGTCTGGGTAAAGGAGTTAAAGGAACTGATTCAGGATCAAATAGATACCAATCTGACGCTCAGTCTCAATGAGCTATCTGAAAGTTTAGCGGTCAATCCGGCCTACGTGTCGCGGGCCTTTTCGCGCTACTTCGATGATCTGTCATTTGGCGAATACATCCGTAAACTACGCATCGAGAAAGCCCTCTTTCTGCTCGAAACCACCAGCTACAGCCTTTCCGAAATTGCTTACCTGACGGGCTTCTCCGATCAAAGCCACTTTAGCCGGATATTCAAGAAACTGATTGGCAAAAACCCGTCTGACTACCGAAAAAATCAGCGAAAAGGTAAACCAGATACAAAAGGTTAA
- a CDS encoding glycosyl transferase family 9 (PFAM: glycosyl transferase family 9~KEGG: bba:Bd2366 heptosyltransferase) — translation MASPVNILILQFASIGNVVLTSPVVRCLKQQLPNAVIHFCTKADYQPLVLHNPYISGRHYLDGNIVELIRTLRAQKFDYVIDLQHTFTSRLIRTALGVQSFSVKKQSFRNWLYVYFKVNALSEQHIVDRYLATVQPLGIENDGRGLDYFIPYKDEVEFDWLPATHQNDYVAFAIGGQHVTRRLPLPRMIELCRKINYPIILLGDKNDRKVGNAIVKAIGERQIYNACGYFNINQSASILKRARLVFSHDTGLMHIAAAFRKKVYSIWGSSTPQFGFYPYKTPHVRLEAAELGCRPCSATGADECPMKHFKCMNTLSFDFDVKELRTKKKNFE, via the coding sequence ATGGCCTCCCCGGTAAACATTCTGATTCTACAATTTGCATCTATAGGCAATGTTGTCTTGACATCGCCGGTTGTACGTTGCCTGAAGCAGCAACTTCCCAATGCTGTAATTCACTTCTGCACCAAAGCTGATTATCAGCCCCTGGTATTGCATAATCCATATATTTCCGGACGGCATTATCTGGATGGAAACATAGTCGAGCTGATTCGGACGCTACGTGCTCAAAAGTTCGATTACGTAATCGACCTACAGCATACGTTCACCAGCAGGTTGATTAGAACCGCCCTGGGCGTTCAGTCGTTCAGCGTTAAAAAACAGTCGTTTCGGAACTGGCTCTACGTATACTTTAAAGTGAATGCCCTTTCCGAGCAACACATCGTTGATCGATACCTGGCAACGGTGCAGCCGCTGGGCATTGAAAACGACGGGCGGGGGCTGGACTACTTCATCCCGTATAAGGATGAGGTCGAGTTCGACTGGCTACCGGCCACCCACCAGAATGATTATGTGGCTTTCGCGATTGGAGGACAGCACGTTACCCGCCGATTGCCCCTGCCCCGAATGATTGAACTATGTCGCAAAATAAATTACCCGATAATACTTCTGGGGGATAAAAACGACCGGAAGGTGGGTAATGCCATTGTAAAAGCCATTGGCGAACGGCAGATTTATAACGCCTGCGGGTATTTTAACATCAACCAGTCGGCCTCTATACTGAAACGGGCTCGCCTTGTATTCAGCCATGATACCGGACTAATGCACATTGCCGCAGCTTTTCGTAAGAAAGTCTACTCGATCTGGGGAAGCTCGACCCCTCAATTTGGGTTTTACCCATATAAAACTCCACACGTTCGACTCGAAGCCGCCGAGTTGGGGTGTCGTCCGTGTTCCGCTACGGGTGCTGACGAGTGCCCAATGAAACACTTCAAATGCATGAACACGCTATCCTTCGACTTTGATGTGAAGGAACTGCGCACGAAAAAGAAGAATTTCGAGTAA
- a CDS encoding protein of unknown function LppY and LpqO (PFAM: protein of unknown function LppY and LpqO~KEGG: mxa:MXAN_1770 LppY/LpqO family protein) gives MKRRNFIQSAVLASTIPLCGSPDPATENARTLKTPALSPEEQDAIAKAIGKKGAYNEAQATYSIPLPRNDLRVTINGEPIPIPFGFGGWVAFKKTLDGSQTVMMSDTVLLEAEVNPLIDATQAAGLEVGAIHNHFFYEQPRIFYMHIHGMGDVADLARKYAQAIGNTKLFPANQPTPSQNSAAHPGNELFDLPVLDGLVKYKGVVNGPTYKYTVGRDDVQIIAMGAEMTAAIGLNSWASFAGKQDAAHIAGDIAMLDTEVNAVVNTLRKHNLQVVALHHHMLGEQPRTVFLHYYGRGPAPELAKGFRAALDQLGKGKTANMK, from the coding sequence ATGAAACGACGCAATTTTATCCAGTCAGCGGTTCTGGCCAGTACCATCCCCCTCTGTGGGTCGCCTGACCCAGCCACCGAAAACGCTCGTACCCTGAAGACCCCGGCTCTATCCCCTGAAGAGCAGGATGCCATCGCTAAAGCAATTGGCAAAAAGGGTGCTTATAATGAAGCGCAGGCAACATACTCAATACCACTGCCCCGCAATGATTTGCGCGTTACCATTAACGGAGAACCCATACCCATCCCATTTGGCTTTGGCGGCTGGGTGGCGTTTAAAAAGACGCTGGACGGCAGCCAAACGGTTATGATGAGCGATACAGTACTGCTCGAAGCCGAAGTTAATCCACTGATTGATGCCACTCAGGCGGCCGGGCTGGAGGTTGGTGCCATTCATAATCACTTTTTCTACGAACAACCCCGCATCTTTTACATGCACATTCATGGCATGGGCGACGTTGCCGACCTGGCCAGAAAGTACGCACAGGCCATTGGAAATACGAAACTGTTTCCTGCCAATCAGCCAACCCCTTCACAAAACTCCGCTGCTCATCCGGGCAATGAACTTTTTGATCTGCCAGTGCTGGATGGACTCGTCAAGTATAAAGGTGTCGTGAACGGTCCTACGTATAAATACACCGTTGGCCGTGACGACGTACAGATTATAGCCATGGGTGCCGAAATGACAGCTGCCATTGGCTTAAACTCCTGGGCTTCGTTTGCCGGAAAACAGGACGCAGCACATATAGCGGGCGACATAGCCATGCTGGATACTGAAGTCAATGCTGTTGTCAATACCCTTCGAAAACACAATCTACAAGTCGTTGCGCTGCACCACCACATGCTGGGCGAACAGCCGCGAACGGTCTTTCTGCACTATTACGGGCGCGGCCCCGCACCTGAACTGGCCAAAGGTTTTCGGGCAGCGCTGGATCAACTGGGCAAAGGAAAAACGGCCAATATGAAATAA
- a CDS encoding glycosyl transferase family 9 (PFAM: glycosyl transferase family 9~KEGG: geo:Geob_2111 glycosyl transferase family 9) has protein sequence MKQLLLLRFSAMGDVALLVPVVQSFTQRYPDAAITLVTRAKFAVFFEQIPGVRIVGADFDGRHKGLPGLLLLVKELRQIASFDVIIDAHQNLRSAVLKRLFQLTGVPSFTINKGRAEKNALTRKTDKIRRQLTHSVDRYAQVFKAAGFDLDPVKPFTFPPIPAAEKELAAFLRNLSVRTDTPWLGIAPFAQHTQKMWPFNYVAPLLTQLYGQHAINIFLFGGGADEITRLKDLQQQFPQAVLVAGQLSMAAELSLISRLTGMVCMDSGNMHLAALSGVPVVSIWGSTHPDAGFGPWGQGEEAFVQISPDVLPCRPCSVFGNKPCFRGDLACLNWITVDMVANKVQQLLERSRSTSAN, from the coding sequence ATGAAGCAACTGCTTCTTCTACGTTTCTCCGCCATGGGCGATGTTGCCCTGCTGGTCCCCGTTGTTCAGTCCTTCACCCAGCGCTACCCTGATGCCGCCATTACGTTGGTGACCCGGGCTAAATTTGCCGTTTTCTTCGAGCAAATTCCGGGGGTTCGTATCGTCGGAGCTGACTTTGATGGACGCCACAAAGGGCTTCCGGGTCTGCTTCTGTTGGTCAAAGAACTGCGGCAAATTGCTTCGTTCGATGTTATTATTGATGCCCACCAGAATTTGCGTTCTGCCGTTCTGAAGCGGCTGTTCCAACTGACAGGGGTGCCATCTTTCACAATCAACAAGGGCCGCGCCGAAAAAAATGCGCTGACCCGAAAGACCGATAAAATCCGCCGACAACTAACCCATAGCGTAGACCGGTACGCCCAGGTATTTAAGGCCGCTGGCTTTGACCTTGACCCCGTAAAGCCGTTTACCTTTCCGCCGATACCCGCTGCCGAGAAGGAACTGGCTGCTTTTTTAAGAAATCTGTCGGTTCGTACCGATACGCCCTGGCTGGGTATTGCCCCTTTTGCGCAGCATACTCAAAAGATGTGGCCCTTTAACTACGTCGCGCCCTTACTGACCCAACTGTATGGCCAACACGCTATTAACATCTTTTTATTCGGGGGCGGTGCCGATGAAATTACCCGACTAAAGGACCTGCAACAACAGTTTCCACAGGCGGTTCTGGTAGCGGGACAGCTTTCAATGGCCGCTGAGTTATCCCTGATCAGCCGGTTGACAGGGATGGTTTGCATGGACTCCGGAAATATGCACCTGGCCGCATTGAGTGGGGTGCCGGTGGTGTCTATTTGGGGGTCTACTCACCCTGATGCAGGTTTTGGTCCGTGGGGACAAGGGGAAGAAGCTTTCGTGCAAATTTCTCCCGATGTACTTCCCTGCCGCCCCTGCTCCGTTTTCGGCAACAAGCCCTGCTTTCGGGGCGATTTGGCCTGCCTCAACTGGATCACGGTCGATATGGTAGCCAATAAGGTTCAACAACTGCTGGAGCGTTCGCGCTCGACCAGCGCAAATTGA
- a CDS encoding chromate transporter, chromate ion transporter (CHR) family (TIGRFAM: chromate transporter, chromate ion transporter (CHR) family~PFAM: Chromate transporter~KEGG: rme:Rmet_3865 chromate transporter), protein MESINLSYTITDLVRYFLYLGTTGFGGPPALVSAMHRDLVTERKWVSEEDYREGLALAQLAPGPLAAQLAIYLGYVHYGVIGATLAGLAFVLPSFVMVVVLGWTYRQFNGLPWMQAVFYGIGAAVIGIIAVGTYKLTAKTIGKDLLGWCVFGVSAVATVITESELIWLVLLSGGIYWFVKAPSSRANAGMGISIAPFFAQVQALSTDSILWQLALFFAKAGAFVFGSGLAIVPFLYGGVVKEYGWLNEQQFLDAVAVAMITPGPVVITVAFIGYLVAGFPGACVAALATFLPCYLFTILPAPYFKRWGKHPGVKAFVDGVTIAAIGAIAGAVVVLARRQLVDVPSLLIALITVGLLYQFKKTPELAVIGGAAIAGLLLRAIN, encoded by the coding sequence ATGGAATCGATCAACCTATCCTATACAATAACGGACCTGGTCCGGTATTTTCTCTACCTGGGCACGACCGGCTTCGGTGGTCCCCCTGCTTTGGTTAGCGCCATGCATCGGGATCTGGTTACCGAACGCAAGTGGGTCAGCGAGGAAGACTACCGCGAAGGTCTGGCACTGGCTCAGTTAGCTCCCGGTCCGCTGGCGGCTCAACTGGCCATCTACCTCGGGTATGTTCACTATGGGGTCATCGGCGCTACTCTGGCGGGGCTAGCCTTCGTACTGCCTTCGTTCGTTATGGTTGTCGTTTTGGGCTGGACCTACCGGCAATTTAACGGGCTTCCCTGGATGCAGGCTGTTTTCTACGGCATCGGAGCCGCCGTTATCGGTATTATTGCCGTGGGTACATATAAACTTACTGCCAAAACGATTGGGAAAGATCTGTTGGGCTGGTGCGTGTTTGGGGTTTCGGCTGTAGCTACCGTGATTACGGAATCGGAATTAATCTGGCTGGTTCTTCTGTCGGGCGGAATTTACTGGTTTGTAAAAGCGCCATCCTCACGCGCGAACGCAGGTATGGGTATCAGTATCGCCCCGTTCTTCGCACAGGTACAAGCGTTGTCTACAGACTCCATCCTTTGGCAACTGGCGCTGTTTTTTGCCAAAGCGGGGGCCTTTGTCTTCGGGAGCGGGCTGGCTATCGTACCATTTCTCTACGGGGGCGTTGTGAAAGAGTACGGCTGGCTCAACGAACAGCAGTTTCTGGATGCTGTGGCCGTCGCTATGATTACGCCGGGGCCCGTGGTTATCACGGTTGCTTTTATCGGGTATCTGGTGGCTGGCTTTCCCGGTGCGTGTGTCGCTGCGCTGGCGACGTTTCTGCCCTGCTATCTATTCACCATATTACCAGCACCTTACTTCAAACGGTGGGGAAAACATCCGGGCGTCAAAGCCTTTGTAGACGGAGTAACCATTGCCGCCATCGGAGCCATTGCCGGTGCTGTGGTGGTACTGGCCCGACGGCAGTTAGTTGATGTACCCTCCCTGTTGATCGCACTGATCACCGTAGGGCTACTTTACCAATTCAAAAAAACGCCTGAATTAGCGGTAATCGGTGGGGCCGCCATCGCAGGCTTACTCCTTCGGGCCATTAACTAA
- a CDS encoding conserved hypothetical protein (KEGG: azo:azo1719 hypothetical protein) has protein sequence MNATFANNLFRQSIQDYHLTDNVDTPISNPYSPEDIAFLLYQKNWIDTVQWHLEDIIRSPSIHPDELVAVKRRIDQSNQDRTDTVEQIDSWFFGQFQAITPKPGARLNSETPAWLLDRMSILQLKIYHFREQVDRPSVSDEHRQKASQKLAVLLEQENDLAQCFDELLEDIHNGDRYMKVYRQMKMYNDPTLNPVLYTSQV, from the coding sequence ATGAACGCCACTTTCGCTAATAATCTGTTCCGCCAGAGTATTCAGGATTACCACCTGACCGATAACGTCGATACGCCGATCAGCAACCCTTATTCGCCCGAGGACATTGCCTTTTTACTGTACCAGAAAAACTGGATCGATACGGTTCAATGGCATCTGGAAGATATTATTCGGAGCCCAAGCATACATCCCGACGAATTGGTAGCGGTAAAGCGACGGATCGACCAGTCGAATCAGGATCGAACCGATACCGTGGAGCAGATAGATAGCTGGTTCTTCGGGCAGTTTCAGGCTATTACACCAAAACCCGGTGCTCGATTAAACTCCGAAACGCCCGCCTGGCTTCTGGACAGGATGTCTATATTACAGCTTAAGATTTACCACTTCCGCGAGCAGGTCGACCGCCCGTCGGTATCCGATGAACACCGCCAGAAAGCCAGCCAAAAACTGGCCGTTCTTCTCGAACAGGAAAATGACCTGGCTCAGTGCTTCGACGAACTTCTGGAAGACATCCATAACGGCGATCGGTATATGAAGGTGTACCGACAAATGAAAATGTACAACGACCCCACGCTAAACCCGGTTTTATATACCAGTCAGGTATAG
- a CDS encoding TonB-dependent receptor plug (PFAM: TonB-dependent receptor plug~KEGG: hypothetical protein) gives MHLLRLLLLSLWLLNGAFAQQKNDSGNNPPTFSATGYVRDAKTGKPIQGVNIVVLNVSKGYVTAKDGFYTVQLPPGNYILRFSHVGYRPKQDTISLQKTLFREVAMDDDAKDLDEVVVTSETPDRNVRKVEIGVSQLTIRSIRRIPPLMGEVDVVRSLLLLPGVTTVGEGAPGFNVRGGGADQNLILFDEAPVFNSSHLMGFFSVFNPDVVRDVTLNRGGVAAAFGGRASSVLDVKIKEPDAMKWGVNGGIGLISSRLGVEGPLIKNKLSFLAAVRASFNDFLFKLAPPNLRGTQANFYDLTSKLKYQPNEKNTITLTGYVSTDVFKLASDSLSGQEINASSTRFNYQTMNAVLRWNYFMSKQINLATSVILSRYQADLSSPDSANAFQLKSGVWHRQIKSDLTFTPNEVHQWQAGVSAIDYLIQPNTRIPGPYSNVLPVDLARERAYELAAYIQDEWKLNTNVAIIAGLRYSALLNRGPATVRAYLENGPKEDESVASVKTYDAGNVYHSAGGLEPRLAIRWTVGDGRAIKAGYSRLRQYIQQVTNTTAALPTSRWHLSDMYTKPVIADQWSLGYFTNTTDNAIEASGEVYYKTLTNAIDYRDGAELQLAQAVETQIVQGSGQAYGFEGLLRKNKGRWTGFMSYTYARTFLTMDGPYASERVNNGNAYAANYDKPHTLNVLATHRPTTWFSMSLNFTYSTGRPTTQPSAIARVAGILVPIYLDRNQQRVPDYHRLDFSMTFEQNPLKKKKNQSSWVFSVYNVYAHKNAYSIFYKLSPASATDAYKLSIFGTAFPSLTYNFKF, from the coding sequence ATGCATTTGTTACGTTTACTGTTGCTTTCTTTATGGCTTCTCAATGGGGCATTCGCTCAGCAAAAAAATGATTCGGGTAACAACCCGCCTACGTTTTCAGCTACGGGTTATGTGCGGGACGCAAAGACCGGTAAACCGATTCAGGGCGTCAATATCGTAGTGCTGAACGTGTCGAAAGGGTACGTTACGGCTAAAGATGGTTTTTACACGGTACAACTTCCGCCTGGAAATTATATTCTCCGCTTCTCACACGTAGGCTACCGCCCTAAGCAGGATACCATTTCTCTGCAAAAAACGCTGTTTCGTGAGGTCGCCATGGACGATGATGCCAAAGACCTTGACGAAGTTGTGGTTACCAGCGAAACTCCTGACCGGAATGTTCGTAAAGTCGAAATTGGAGTTTCTCAACTGACCATTCGCAGCATTCGGCGGATTCCGCCCCTCATGGGTGAAGTCGATGTGGTGCGTTCGCTGCTGCTGTTGCCCGGTGTTACTACGGTCGGCGAAGGCGCGCCGGGTTTCAACGTTCGGGGGGGCGGTGCCGACCAGAACCTGATTTTGTTCGACGAAGCGCCGGTATTTAATTCGAGCCACTTGATGGGCTTTTTCTCCGTGTTCAATCCTGATGTAGTTCGCGATGTCACGCTTAACCGGGGTGGGGTGGCTGCTGCTTTTGGCGGGAGGGCATCGTCGGTGCTGGACGTGAAAATAAAAGAGCCCGATGCCATGAAATGGGGTGTCAATGGCGGAATTGGGCTTATTTCGAGCCGACTGGGTGTTGAGGGGCCCCTTATCAAAAACAAACTGTCTTTTCTGGCCGCTGTACGAGCTTCATTCAACGACTTTCTGTTTAAACTGGCCCCGCCAAACCTGAGAGGGACACAGGCCAATTTTTATGATCTGACATCGAAACTCAAATACCAGCCTAACGAGAAAAATACGATAACCCTTACCGGATACGTCAGTACCGACGTCTTCAAACTGGCCTCCGACTCGCTGTCCGGTCAGGAAATTAACGCGTCATCGACTCGCTTCAATTACCAGACCATGAACGCGGTACTGCGCTGGAATTACTTTATGAGTAAGCAGATCAATCTGGCTACATCCGTAATTCTGAGCCGCTACCAGGCTGATTTGTCTTCTCCCGATTCGGCCAACGCCTTTCAGTTGAAATCGGGCGTCTGGCACCGGCAGATAAAATCAGATCTGACGTTTACCCCCAATGAGGTTCACCAGTGGCAGGCGGGGGTGAGTGCTATCGACTATCTGATCCAGCCCAATACGCGCATACCAGGCCCGTACTCCAACGTTCTTCCCGTCGACCTGGCCCGCGAACGGGCCTATGAACTGGCCGCTTATATTCAGGACGAATGGAAGTTGAATACGAACGTTGCCATCATTGCCGGTCTACGCTATTCTGCTTTGCTAAACCGGGGACCCGCCACTGTTCGTGCATACCTGGAAAACGGGCCGAAGGAAGACGAAAGCGTTGCGTCGGTGAAAACGTATGACGCCGGTAATGTGTACCATTCGGCGGGTGGGCTGGAACCCCGGCTGGCGATTCGCTGGACGGTGGGCGACGGCCGGGCTATCAAAGCGGGGTATAGCCGCCTGCGCCAGTACATTCAGCAGGTAACAAATACCACAGCGGCTCTGCCAACCTCGCGCTGGCACCTGAGCGACATGTACACGAAGCCCGTTATTGCCGACCAATGGTCGCTGGGGTACTTTACCAACACCACCGACAATGCCATTGAAGCATCGGGCGAGGTATATTACAAAACCCTCACCAACGCCATTGATTACCGGGACGGAGCTGAACTGCAACTGGCACAGGCTGTTGAAACCCAGATTGTGCAGGGGAGTGGACAAGCGTATGGCTTTGAGGGACTGCTTCGGAAAAATAAAGGACGCTGGACGGGCTTTATGAGCTACACCTACGCGCGCACATTTCTAACGATGGATGGCCCTTATGCTAGTGAACGCGTGAACAACGGTAACGCATACGCGGCCAACTACGATAAGCCACATACCCTCAACGTACTGGCTACGCATCGCCCAACAACCTGGTTTAGTATGTCGCTGAATTTTACGTATAGCACCGGTCGCCCAACGACTCAGCCGTCTGCTATCGCCCGGGTGGCCGGTATACTTGTACCTATCTACCTCGACAGAAACCAGCAGCGCGTACCGGACTATCACCGGCTCGACTTCTCAATGACGTTTGAACAGAATCCACTCAAGAAGAAGAAAAATCAGAGCAGTTGGGTCTTCTCCGTCTATAACGTGTATGCCCATAAAAATGCGTATTCGATCTTTTACAAGTTGAGCCCGGCTTCGGCTACGGATGCCTATAAGCTGTCAATCTTTGGAACCGCTTTTCCATCGCTGACCTATAATTTCAAGTTTTGA